In one window of Corynebacterium incognita DNA:
- a CDS encoding molybdenum cofactor biosynthesis protein MoaE gives MSTKEHHSCGSAATDPAYVAEQTGVLLDALMTTAPLESLVDNAREQVVTDAMGALVVFDGIVRDHDGGARVLDLDYTAHPSADEEIKKVATSVLAAHPKVRLWCAHRTGLLRIGESAFVVMAAAAHRREAFEAASELADRVKAEVPIWKEQTRADGSAQWVGLE, from the coding sequence ATGAGCACTAAAGAGCACCATTCCTGCGGCTCCGCAGCCACCGATCCTGCTTACGTCGCGGAGCAGACGGGCGTGCTTCTCGACGCCCTGATGACCACCGCACCCCTGGAGTCACTCGTGGATAATGCTCGCGAACAGGTGGTCACCGACGCGATGGGCGCTCTCGTGGTCTTCGACGGCATCGTCCGCGACCACGACGGCGGGGCCCGCGTGCTGGACTTGGACTACACCGCGCACCCGAGTGCGGACGAGGAAATCAAGAAGGTGGCCACCAGCGTGCTGGCCGCGCACCCGAAGGTGCGGCTGTGGTGCGCGCACCGCACGGGGCTGCTGCGTATTGGCGAGTCCGCGTTCGTCGTGATGGCCGCCGCCGCGCACCGCCGTGAGGCCTTCGAGGCGGCCAGCGAGCTGGCGGACCGCGTCAAGGCGGAGGTGCCCATCTGGAAGGAACAAACGCGCGCGGACGGCTCCGCGCAGTGGGTGGGGCTCGAGTGA
- a CDS encoding ABC transporter permease, translated as MTETPEQGETPPSHSQTFAAAFADLTQGARQRELWWMLGLQDIKQRYRRSVLGPFWITIATGVMALALGLLYSMLFQIPVAEFLPHVTVGLIMWNFISGAIKEGSTIFIDNEGLIKQLPAPLSVHVYRLVWRQMLFLGHNLIIWLILIVIFPRPLGWEFFLFIPALLLLMVNGVWVAMFFGMVATRFRDVAPLLEALTQLLFYVTPIVWTTSTLENQGGEVAQRAKIAELNPLFHYLEIVRAPMIGAPVEAYHWWIVLGCTVVGLGLALLAMRQWRFRVSYWV; from the coding sequence ATGACGGAGACCCCCGAGCAAGGCGAGACCCCGCCCTCGCATTCGCAGACCTTCGCGGCCGCCTTCGCCGACCTTACGCAGGGCGCCCGCCAGCGCGAGCTCTGGTGGATGCTCGGCCTGCAAGACATCAAGCAGCGCTACCGCCGCTCGGTGTTGGGACCGTTCTGGATCACCATCGCCACGGGCGTCATGGCCTTGGCGCTCGGCCTGTTGTACTCCATGCTCTTCCAGATCCCCGTGGCGGAGTTCCTGCCGCACGTCACGGTGGGTCTTATCATGTGGAACTTCATCTCGGGCGCCATCAAGGAAGGCTCGACGATCTTCATTGATAACGAGGGCCTCATCAAGCAGCTGCCGGCGCCACTCTCGGTACATGTGTACCGCCTGGTGTGGCGGCAAATGCTGTTCCTGGGCCACAACCTCATCATCTGGCTTATCTTGATCGTCATCTTCCCGCGGCCGCTGGGGTGGGAGTTCTTCCTGTTCATCCCGGCGCTCTTGCTGCTCATGGTCAACGGCGTGTGGGTGGCCATGTTCTTCGGCATGGTGGCCACCCGCTTCCGCGACGTCGCCCCGCTGCTGGAGGCGCTGACCCAGCTGCTGTTCTACGTCACCCCGATCGTGTGGACCACCTCTACCCTGGAAAACCAGGGCGGTGAGGTGGCCCAACGCGCCAAGATCGCGGAGCTCAACCCGCTGTTCCATTACCTGGAAATCGTGCGCGCCCCCATGATCGGCGCCCCGGTGGAGGCCTACCACTGGTGGATCGTGCTGGGCTGCACCGTCGTCGGCCTCGGCCTGGCCCTGCTGGCCATGCGCCAGTGGCGTTTCCGCGTGAGCTACTGGGTATAA
- a CDS encoding MogA/MoaB family molybdenum cofactor biosynthesis protein has translation MKRTGLVIVASTRASAGIYEDRSGPIAVEFLQGLGFDTPDPIVVPDADIKAAVDEAFAQAPHVILTSGGTGITADDRTVEAVTPHLERQLPGIVQEFWRVGAENIATAVVSRAVAGVTDKTFAMTLPGSTGGVKDGCAVLKPLLVPIIDMLEGVHEH, from the coding sequence ATGAAGCGCACCGGATTGGTGATCGTGGCGTCCACGCGGGCGTCGGCAGGCATTTATGAGGACCGTTCGGGCCCTATCGCCGTGGAGTTTCTGCAGGGCTTGGGCTTTGACACCCCGGACCCGATTGTGGTGCCGGATGCAGACATTAAGGCCGCGGTGGACGAGGCCTTTGCGCAGGCCCCGCACGTGATCTTGACTTCCGGCGGCACGGGGATCACCGCTGACGATCGCACGGTGGAGGCCGTGACCCCGCACCTGGAGCGGCAGTTGCCGGGCATCGTGCAGGAGTTCTGGCGCGTCGGTGCGGAGAATATCGCGACCGCGGTGGTCTCGCGCGCGGTGGCGGGCGTGACGGACAAGACTTTCGCCATGACGCTGCCCGGTTCCACCGGCGGGGTCAAGGACGGTTGCGCGGTACTCAAGCCGCTGCTGGTTCCGATCATTGACATGCTGGAGGGAGTCCATGAGCACTAA
- a CDS encoding 6-carboxyhexanoate--CoA ligase: MSRTFSIRMRASQRGLHISGAERLVSRDNIDDAVRPLIERALNHPKGEPDDVHLCIEPIAEDAIRRIPALRISQHDNNHPEAADAFIDQHLSQITALDANLRAQVISWFRTVSGLRGAMLVCARTGRRLEPDRARGVRVSVVDAVSHTTKSVKNHRAEALVLASKVVAHPNIVGEICMSDDPDYTTGYVTTSHEYCIVPHIKEVGSTVGTRVFLYSGPDAEVAATIEWLENAPVLVEVPHA, translated from the coding sequence ATGAGCCGGACTTTTAGCATTAGGATGAGGGCGAGTCAGCGGGGGCTACACATCTCCGGGGCAGAACGCCTGGTGTCTCGTGACAACATTGACGACGCAGTGCGCCCGCTCATCGAACGAGCCTTGAATCACCCCAAAGGTGAGCCCGATGACGTCCACCTGTGCATTGAGCCCATCGCGGAAGACGCCATCCGCCGTATCCCCGCCTTGCGGATTTCGCAGCACGACAACAATCACCCAGAAGCTGCCGACGCGTTCATTGATCAACACCTATCGCAGATCACTGCTCTTGACGCGAATCTCCGCGCGCAGGTTATCTCGTGGTTCCGCACCGTTTCGGGGCTACGTGGCGCGATGTTGGTCTGTGCCCGGACTGGGCGTCGTCTAGAGCCTGATCGCGCTCGGGGAGTGCGCGTAAGCGTCGTGGATGCTGTTTCGCACACTACGAAGTCAGTGAAAAACCACCGAGCTGAGGCGCTGGTTTTGGCGAGCAAAGTGGTAGCGCACCCGAATATTGTGGGGGAAATCTGTATGTCGGACGATCCTGACTACACCACTGGCTACGTCACAACTTCTCATGAATACTGCATCGTGCCCCATATTAAGGAAGTTGGCAGCACGGTGGGGACGCGAGTGTTCCTTTACAGCGGTCCAGATGCCGAGGTAGCTGCGACCATTGAGTGGCTGGAAAATGCCCCCGTGCTCGTCGAGGTTCCTCATGCATAG
- a CDS encoding aminotransferase class V-fold PLP-dependent enzyme yields the protein MDTGQTSYHEFDVASVRGAYTALGDGWTYLNAHEAPQLPERVISGVARAFRSSVALLDAPTGSHSAPATPGRLEAATHLAAARTAIADLVGGSAESVVLGPSLPALYQSVARSLGPLVRYSSSIVLSRLDDPLLTSALEGVDAEVRWAQPDLGTGELPAYQYDEIVDGSTRLVAFSAADDLLGTLAPVEDVVEKVRARSRAWTLIDVTALAPHQVIDIDALGADIVAVDLGRLGGPQMAALVFRDVAMFNRVDALHPAYSGPAASKLETPVSAGLAGAVSPLVDHLAAMVDSKGTRRQRLVTSMFATSDYLGDLADDLYTFMSTLPAVHILGVTGEAAAHASSERLPALTFAVRGVPAELVHQRLFDNGLVTTITPQTPLLQEMGIADLGGAVTVSLSPFNTHADVEHLVRVVASLA from the coding sequence TTGGACACAGGTCAAACGTCTTACCACGAGTTTGATGTGGCCAGCGTGCGGGGTGCGTACACCGCCCTGGGTGATGGCTGGACGTACCTGAACGCTCACGAGGCGCCGCAGCTCCCGGAGCGCGTCATTTCCGGTGTCGCCCGCGCGTTTCGTTCCTCCGTCGCGCTTCTCGACGCCCCGACGGGTTCCCACTCCGCGCCCGCGACTCCCGGGCGTTTGGAGGCCGCCACGCACCTGGCTGCCGCGCGCACCGCGATCGCGGACCTGGTGGGTGGTAGCGCCGAGTCCGTCGTCTTAGGCCCTAGCCTGCCGGCGTTGTATCAGTCTGTGGCGCGCTCGCTGGGCCCGCTGGTGCGCTATTCCTCGTCCATCGTGTTGTCGCGCCTCGACGACCCCCTACTCACCAGCGCGCTCGAGGGTGTGGACGCTGAGGTGCGGTGGGCGCAGCCGGACCTGGGCACCGGCGAGCTGCCGGCGTACCAGTACGACGAGATCGTGGACGGCTCCACGCGCTTGGTGGCGTTTTCCGCCGCGGACGACCTGCTGGGCACCCTCGCCCCGGTGGAGGACGTAGTGGAAAAGGTCCGGGCGCGCTCGCGGGCGTGGACGCTTATCGACGTCACGGCGCTGGCCCCGCACCAGGTCATTGACATCGACGCGCTGGGCGCGGATATCGTGGCCGTGGATCTTGGGCGGCTCGGCGGCCCGCAAATGGCGGCGCTAGTCTTCCGGGACGTGGCTATGTTCAACCGCGTGGACGCGCTGCACCCGGCCTACTCCGGGCCCGCGGCCTCCAAGCTGGAGACCCCGGTCTCGGCCGGGCTGGCGGGCGCGGTCTCGCCGCTGGTCGATCACCTGGCCGCGATGGTGGACAGCAAGGGCACCCGCCGCCAGCGGCTGGTGACCTCCATGTTCGCTACCTCGGACTACCTGGGCGATCTGGCCGACGACCTTTATACTTTCATGTCCACGCTGCCCGCCGTGCACATCCTCGGCGTGACCGGTGAGGCCGCGGCGCACGCCAGCAGCGAGCGCCTGCCCGCGCTGACCTTCGCCGTCCGCGGTGTCCCCGCGGAGCTCGTGCACCAGCGCCTGTTCGATAACGGCCTGGTCACCACCATCACGCCGCAGACCCCGCTGCTGCAGGAGATGGGCATCGCGGATCTCGGCGGCGCGGTGACGGTGTCGCTGAGCCCGTTCAACACCCACGCGGACGTGGAGCACCTGGTCCGCGTGGTGGCCTCGTTAGCCTAA
- a CDS encoding ThiF family adenylyltransferase, with the protein MDPQETSRYRRQLSLAGFGPVAQNKLKEAHVAVIGAGGLGSPALLYLAGAGVGTVTIIDDDVVSVSNLHRQVIHTTDGVGTAKADSARAAMLALNPLIDVAVVGARLTGANARDILADADVVLDGSDNFGTRYLASWACAHLNIPHVWASILGFDAQLTVFHADNGPIYEDLFPTPPPAGSVPSCSQAGVLGPVVGVVGSAMALEAMKLITDVGTPLIGRLAYYSALDGTWEYIPLQAAAGTVRRVIEEGPIAAATFEEPAATSVTTHDASIPEVTTIPEGALVIDVREPHEHYQFSIPGALLFPLGRIVDHDEYPPEIPEALAQGRPVVMQCAGGVRSARAVDKLDTLGVTGTVSLAGGIDAWLDAQGT; encoded by the coding sequence ATGGATCCACAGGAAACCTCGCGCTACCGGCGCCAACTCTCCCTCGCCGGCTTTGGCCCGGTGGCGCAGAACAAGCTCAAGGAAGCGCACGTGGCGGTCATCGGCGCGGGTGGGCTGGGTTCCCCGGCGCTGCTGTATCTAGCCGGCGCGGGCGTGGGCACGGTGACCATCATCGACGACGACGTGGTCTCCGTGTCTAACCTGCACCGCCAGGTCATCCACACCACGGACGGCGTGGGCACGGCGAAAGCGGACTCGGCGCGGGCGGCGATGTTGGCGCTCAACCCGCTTATCGACGTCGCCGTGGTGGGAGCCCGGCTGACCGGCGCTAACGCCCGCGACATCCTCGCCGACGCGGACGTGGTGTTGGACGGCTCGGATAACTTTGGCACCCGCTACCTGGCGTCGTGGGCGTGCGCGCACCTCAATATCCCGCACGTGTGGGCGTCCATCCTGGGCTTTGACGCGCAGCTTACCGTCTTCCACGCCGATAATGGCCCCATCTACGAGGACCTCTTCCCCACCCCGCCCCCGGCGGGCAGCGTGCCTAGCTGCTCGCAGGCGGGCGTGCTGGGCCCGGTGGTTGGCGTGGTCGGCTCCGCCATGGCGCTAGAGGCCATGAAGCTGATCACCGACGTGGGCACGCCGCTCATTGGGCGGCTGGCCTACTACTCCGCGCTTGACGGCACGTGGGAGTACATCCCGCTGCAGGCCGCGGCTGGCACGGTGCGGCGCGTGATAGAGGAAGGCCCGATCGCGGCCGCGACGTTTGAGGAACCGGCGGCGACCAGCGTCACCACTCACGACGCGAGTATCCCGGAGGTGACCACCATCCCGGAGGGGGCTCTGGTCATCGACGTGCGCGAGCCCCACGAGCACTACCAGTTCTCCATCCCCGGGGCGCTGCTTTTCCCCCTCGGGCGCATCGTCGACCACGACGAATACCCGCCCGAGATCCCCGAGGCCCTTGCTCAGGGCCGCCCGGTGGTCATGCAGTGTGCGGGCGGGGTGCGCTCGGCGCGCGCCGTCGACAAGCTCGACACCCTCGGCGTCACCGGCACCGTATCCCTGGCCGGCGGCATCGACGCCTGGCTGGACGCCCAAGGGACCTGA
- a CDS encoding NAD(P)H-quinone oxidoreductase, which yields MKAIVQKDPEDPASLVLEDVAMPELADGEVLVKVAAAGVNRADLLQARGHYPPPAGASEIIGLECAGTIADAGTTGREVGEEVGCLLAGGGYAEYVAVPEGQLLPIPKGYSLVDAASVIEVACTVWSNLVMEAGLGRDQTVLIHGGGGGIGTFAIQVAKSLGAKVAVTAGSAEKLETCMRYGADVLINYKEQDFAEELKGQCDVILDIIGAKYLKQNMKSLKKDGHMVIIGMQGGTKAEINLGALVANRLTLQGTTLRARDTEAKAAIVAETVKNVWPLLESGRIKHHRHATFPLADAAKAHAALDSGDVTGTLVLTV from the coding sequence ATGAAGGCCATTGTGCAGAAGGACCCCGAGGATCCCGCCTCGCTGGTGCTCGAGGACGTCGCCATGCCGGAACTTGCCGACGGCGAGGTGCTAGTGAAGGTCGCCGCCGCGGGCGTGAACCGGGCGGACCTACTGCAGGCGCGCGGGCACTACCCGCCGCCGGCGGGGGCGTCGGAAATTATCGGCCTGGAGTGCGCGGGCACCATCGCGGACGCGGGCACCACCGGGCGCGAGGTCGGCGAGGAGGTCGGGTGCCTGTTGGCCGGCGGCGGTTATGCGGAGTACGTCGCGGTGCCGGAGGGCCAACTGCTACCCATCCCGAAGGGTTATTCGCTTGTCGACGCCGCCTCGGTCATCGAGGTCGCCTGCACCGTGTGGTCCAACCTGGTCATGGAGGCCGGGCTGGGCCGCGACCAGACGGTGCTCATCCACGGCGGCGGCGGAGGCATCGGCACCTTTGCCATCCAGGTGGCCAAGTCCTTAGGAGCCAAGGTGGCGGTCACGGCGGGCAGCGCGGAGAAGCTGGAGACCTGCATGCGTTACGGCGCGGACGTGCTCATCAACTACAAGGAGCAGGACTTCGCCGAGGAGCTCAAGGGCCAGTGCGACGTCATCTTGGACATCATCGGCGCGAAGTACCTGAAGCAGAACATGAAGTCGCTGAAGAAGGATGGCCACATGGTCATCATCGGCATGCAGGGCGGCACCAAGGCAGAGATCAACCTCGGCGCGCTGGTGGCCAATCGCCTGACCCTCCAGGGCACCACGCTGCGCGCGCGGGATACCGAGGCCAAGGCGGCGATTGTGGCCGAGACCGTGAAGAACGTGTGGCCGCTGCTGGAGTCCGGGCGCATCAAGCACCACCGCCACGCCACGTTCCCGCTGGCCGACGCCGCGAAGGCACACGCGGCCCTGGATTCCGGCGACGTCACCGGCACGTTGGTGTTGACGGTCTAG
- the hisC gene encoding histidinol-phosphate transaminase, whose amino-acid sequence MIRADLAQLKAYVPGKKLENAIKLSSNENFNGPLPAAVEAMTEAAGQVNRYPDAAMVELREALAAHLGLSFEQITVGAGSSALCQQLVQITCLERTDEVIFPWPSFEAYPLFVHVVGGTNRMIPLTADYRLDLDAMAEAINDNTRLIFVCNPNNPTSTTITQAEFDEFMAKVPDNVLVGLDEAYFEYNLAGDTPIATEAIEKYPNVVGLRTFSKAFGLADLRVGYAFGAPEIIEAMAKVAAPFAVSTIAQKGALASLKAVDQLLEHVEDTAAQRDRATAALSEFGALKSQSNFIFLPAAKLPLTPHEVAAKLADQGIVVRPSDFGVRISITNQEETDALLKAWDAAGF is encoded by the coding sequence ATGATTCGCGCAGATTTAGCCCAACTGAAGGCATACGTCCCCGGAAAGAAGCTCGAAAACGCCATCAAGCTCTCCTCCAACGAGAACTTTAACGGCCCGCTGCCTGCTGCCGTCGAGGCGATGACCGAGGCCGCCGGCCAGGTCAACCGCTACCCCGACGCCGCCATGGTGGAGCTGCGCGAGGCGCTGGCCGCGCACCTCGGGCTGTCCTTTGAGCAGATCACCGTCGGCGCGGGCTCGTCCGCGCTGTGCCAGCAGCTCGTGCAGATCACCTGCCTCGAGCGCACCGACGAGGTCATCTTCCCCTGGCCGAGCTTCGAGGCCTACCCGCTGTTCGTGCACGTGGTCGGCGGCACCAACCGCATGATCCCGCTCACCGCGGATTACCGCCTAGATCTGGATGCCATGGCGGAGGCCATCAATGACAACACGCGCCTGATTTTCGTGTGCAACCCGAACAACCCGACCAGCACCACCATCACCCAGGCCGAGTTTGACGAGTTCATGGCCAAGGTGCCGGACAACGTGCTGGTGGGCCTTGACGAGGCTTATTTCGAGTACAACCTGGCGGGCGACACCCCAATTGCCACCGAGGCCATTGAAAAGTACCCGAACGTGGTGGGCCTGCGCACCTTCTCCAAGGCGTTTGGCTTGGCGGATCTCCGTGTCGGCTATGCGTTCGGCGCGCCGGAGATCATCGAGGCCATGGCTAAGGTCGCGGCCCCGTTCGCCGTGTCTACTATCGCCCAGAAGGGCGCGCTGGCGTCTCTGAAGGCCGTGGACCAGCTGCTTGAGCACGTGGAGGACACCGCCGCACAGCGTGACCGCGCCACCGCAGCGCTGTCCGAATTTGGCGCGCTGAAGTCCCAGTCCAACTTCATTTTCCTGCCCGCGGCGAAGCTCCCGCTCACGCCGCACGAGGTCGCTGCGAAGCTCGCGGATCAGGGCATCGTGGTACGCCCGTCTGATTTCGGCGTCCGCATCTCCATCACCAACCAGGAAGAGACCGACGCCCTGCTCAAGGCGTGGGACGCGGCCGGTTTCTAG
- a CDS encoding MoaD/ThiS family protein, which translates to MLDIHYFAAARAAAGVASERVDAPATLAELMDALAGAHTGTTDAGMSLAEIFPRCSFLIDGTTTTADPADVSLAGVSRVDVLPPFAGG; encoded by the coding sequence ATGTTGGACATCCACTACTTCGCCGCCGCCCGCGCCGCCGCCGGGGTAGCCAGCGAGCGTGTCGACGCCCCCGCCACCCTCGCCGAGCTCATGGATGCGCTCGCCGGGGCGCACACCGGCACCACCGACGCCGGGATGAGCCTGGCGGAAATCTTCCCGCGCTGCTCGTTCCTCATTGACGGCACCACCACTACCGCCGACCCGGCCGACGTGTCGCTGGCCGGGGTCAGCCGAGTGGACGTGCTGCCGCCGTTCGCCGGGGGCTAG
- a CDS encoding molybdopterin molybdotransferase MoeA: MRTPEDHVAAIAATLGERRTELTPLADALGRTLAEPVTAAFDSPRFDNSQMDGYALGQEHLDNPGFHLTGATLAAGTDPQDYYPNGIKGTIVPIMTGARLPEGTVAVVPVEACDPPEFTVVGETVSVPPADPGQFVRRAGSDITAGELLLDKGTVLTPAAIGTLASQGIEEVTCFAPARLVICTGGKEIGEPGAASIPDSNGPMLRAQARAYGMEVVASLRTNDEPEALRKDLEDAVAEHAPDAIVTSGGISHGKFEVVRQVLEANGWFGHVDQQPGGPQGIAAFQGTPVICVPGNPVSTLVSFRLFVAPLLGTVPTGPESAQVDREMVGLDNRDQFLRGTLRYLDGRVTASPTGGAGSHLLAQAAEATALLRIPAGARLAAGEAIDVYPL, encoded by the coding sequence ATGCGCACCCCCGAGGACCACGTCGCCGCCATCGCCGCCACCCTGGGCGAGCGCCGCACCGAGCTCACCCCGCTTGCCGACGCCCTGGGGCGGACCCTCGCCGAGCCCGTCACGGCGGCGTTCGATTCGCCGCGCTTCGATAACTCGCAGATGGACGGCTACGCCCTCGGCCAGGAGCACCTGGACAACCCCGGTTTTCACCTGACCGGCGCGACGCTGGCCGCGGGCACGGACCCGCAGGACTACTACCCCAACGGCATTAAGGGCACGATCGTGCCAATCATGACCGGCGCGCGACTGCCGGAAGGCACCGTAGCCGTGGTGCCGGTGGAGGCCTGCGACCCGCCGGAGTTCACCGTGGTGGGCGAGACCGTGAGCGTCCCGCCCGCGGACCCGGGCCAGTTCGTCCGCCGCGCGGGCTCGGACATCACCGCCGGCGAGCTACTCTTGGATAAGGGCACGGTGCTCACCCCGGCCGCCATTGGCACGCTGGCCAGCCAGGGCATCGAGGAGGTCACCTGCTTCGCCCCGGCACGGCTGGTGATCTGCACCGGCGGCAAAGAGATCGGCGAGCCCGGCGCCGCGAGCATCCCGGACTCCAACGGGCCCATGCTGCGTGCGCAGGCGCGGGCGTATGGGATGGAGGTCGTGGCGTCGCTACGCACCAACGACGAGCCAGAGGCCCTGCGCAAGGATCTTGAGGACGCCGTGGCGGAGCACGCCCCGGACGCCATCGTGACCTCCGGCGGCATCTCCCATGGCAAGTTCGAGGTGGTGCGCCAAGTGCTGGAGGCTAACGGCTGGTTCGGCCACGTGGATCAACAACCGGGCGGGCCGCAGGGCATCGCCGCGTTCCAAGGCACCCCAGTCATCTGTGTGCCGGGCAACCCGGTGTCCACACTGGTGAGCTTCCGGCTATTTGTCGCGCCGCTGCTGGGCACGGTGCCCACGGGGCCGGAGTCGGCGCAGGTGGACCGCGAGATGGTGGGCCTGGACAACCGGGACCAGTTCTTGCGCGGCACGCTGCGTTATCTGGACGGCCGCGTCACCGCGTCGCCGACCGGTGGCGCGGGCTCGCACCTGTTGGCCCAGGCCGCGGAGGCCACCGCGCTGCTGCGCATCCCGGCCGGGGCACGCCTGGCCGCGGGCGAGGCCATCGACGTGTATCCCCTGTAA
- a CDS encoding galactan export ABC transporter ATP-binding subunit Wzt/RfbE has translation MVSIDTYNACVDFPIFDAKSRSLKKAMLSTAGGAIGKNADNTVVVEALKDINLHLREGDRVGLVGHNGAGKSTLLRLLSGIYEPTRGSADVRGRVAPVFDLGVGMDPEVSGYDNIIIRGLFLGQTIKQMKKKMDEIAEFTELGDYLAMPLRTYSTGMRVRLALGVVTSIEPEILLLDEGIGAVDAAFMAKARVRLQEMVERSGILVFASHSNDFLAQLCNTALWVDHGHIREAGLVADVVEAYEGPGAGDYVRDLLERFDTEEEN, from the coding sequence ATGGTTTCCATTGATACGTACAACGCTTGCGTGGACTTCCCCATCTTTGACGCCAAGTCCCGCTCGCTGAAGAAGGCGATGCTGTCCACCGCCGGCGGCGCGATTGGCAAGAACGCGGACAACACCGTGGTGGTGGAGGCGCTCAAAGACATCAACCTGCACCTGCGCGAGGGCGACCGAGTAGGGCTGGTCGGGCACAACGGCGCCGGCAAGTCCACACTGTTGCGCTTGCTCTCCGGCATCTACGAGCCCACGCGCGGCTCGGCCGACGTGCGCGGCCGCGTGGCGCCCGTGTTTGACCTAGGCGTGGGCATGGACCCGGAGGTCTCCGGTTACGACAACATCATCATCCGCGGGCTGTTTTTAGGCCAGACCATCAAGCAGATGAAAAAGAAAATGGACGAGATCGCCGAGTTCACCGAGCTGGGCGACTACCTGGCCATGCCACTGCGCACCTACTCCACCGGCATGCGCGTGCGCCTGGCGTTGGGTGTGGTGACCTCCATTGAGCCGGAGATTTTGCTTCTCGACGAAGGCATTGGCGCCGTCGATGCGGCATTCATGGCCAAGGCCAGGGTCCGGCTCCAGGAGATGGTGGAGCGTTCCGGCATTCTGGTCTTCGCGTCCCACTCCAATGATTTCTTGGCCCAGCTGTGCAACACCGCGCTGTGGGTTGACCACGGGCACATCCGTGAGGCCGGCCTGGTAGCCGACGTGGTGGAGGCCTACGAGGGCCCCGGCGCGGGCGACTACGTGCGTGACCTGCTCGAGCGCTTCGATACCGAAGAGGAGAACTAA